One part of the Fusobacterium pseudoperiodonticum genome encodes these proteins:
- the murJ gene encoding murein biosynthesis integral membrane protein MurJ, translated as MLKKSINTMIITMVSRVLGLFRGTLVAYFFGASVLTDAYYSAFKISNFFRQLLGEGALGNTFIPLYHKKKKEEGEERSREYIFSVLNITFLFSFVISVLMIIFSSYIIDFIVVGFSDELKMVASRLLKIMSFYFLFISLSGMMGSILNNFGYFAIPASTSIFFNLSIIFSAMWLTKYFSIDALAYGVLIGGVLQFLVVFFPFIKLLKSYSFKIDFKDIYLKLLGIKLIPMLVGVFARQVNTIVDQFFASFLVAGSITALENASRVYLLPVGVFGVTISNVLFPSISRAAANGDKEDTNRRLVSAINFLNFLTIPSLFVLTFFSKDVIRLIFSYGKFNEDAVKITSECLLYYSLGLIFYVGVQLVSKGYYAMGDNKRPAKFSIIAIIMNIILNYLFIKDFQHKGLALATSISSGVNFFLLLFMYVKLYVKLDLKNIIATTIKICISSVIATALAFYVNNVILKLVIFSAVFLLQWAYPIYKYRERVFYKK; from the coding sequence ATGTTAAAAAAATCTATAAATACTATGATAATAACAATGGTGAGCAGGGTACTAGGACTTTTTAGAGGGACTCTAGTGGCCTATTTTTTTGGAGCCTCTGTTTTAACAGATGCATATTATAGTGCATTCAAAATAAGTAATTTTTTTAGGCAGCTTTTAGGAGAAGGTGCCTTAGGAAATACCTTTATTCCCCTCTATCATAAGAAGAAAAAAGAAGAAGGAGAGGAAAGAAGTAGAGAATATATTTTTTCAGTCCTAAATATTACATTTTTATTTAGTTTTGTAATAAGTGTATTGATGATAATTTTTTCAAGTTATATTATTGATTTTATAGTTGTTGGTTTTAGTGATGAGCTAAAAATGGTAGCATCAAGACTTTTAAAAATTATGTCTTTCTACTTTCTATTTATATCTTTATCAGGTATGATGGGATCTATTTTAAATAACTTTGGGTACTTCGCTATACCTGCTTCAACTTCAATATTTTTTAATTTATCTATAATCTTTTCAGCTATGTGGCTTACTAAATATTTTAGTATAGATGCATTGGCTTATGGAGTTTTAATAGGTGGAGTTTTACAATTCTTAGTTGTATTTTTCCCATTTATAAAACTACTAAAATCTTATTCATTTAAAATAGATTTTAAAGATATATATTTAAAATTACTAGGTATAAAATTAATTCCTATGCTTGTAGGAGTTTTTGCAAGACAAGTTAATACTATAGTTGATCAATTTTTTGCCTCTTTTTTGGTGGCTGGTTCTATAACTGCACTTGAGAATGCAAGTAGAGTTTACTTACTTCCTGTTGGAGTCTTTGGAGTAACTATCTCCAATGTACTTTTCCCAAGTATATCAAGAGCAGCAGCCAATGGAGATAAAGAAGATACAAATAGAAGACTAGTATCAGCTATTAATTTCTTAAATTTTCTAACTATACCAAGTTTATTTGTCCTAACATTTTTTTCAAAAGATGTTATAAGACTTATCTTTTCTTATGGAAAATTTAATGAAGATGCTGTTAAAATTACTTCAGAATGTCTACTTTACTATTCACTAGGTCTTATCTTTTATGTTGGAGTTCAATTAGTTAGTAAGGGCTACTATGCTATGGGGGACAATAAAAGACCTGCAAAATTTTCAATTATAGCCATTATTATGAATATTATTTTAAATTATTTATTTATTAAAGATTTTCAACATAAAGGTTTAGCATTAGCTACATCAATTTCTTCAGGAGTAAACTTCTTTTTACTACTATTTATGTATGTAAAACTTTATGTTAAATTAGATTTAAAAAATATTATTGCAACAACCATAAAAATTTGTATTTCTTCAGTAATTGCAACAGCACTTGCTTTTTATGTAAACAATGTCATTTTAAAGTTAGTTATTTTCTCTGCTGTATTCTTATTACAATGGGCATATCCAATATACAAATATAGGGAGAGGGTTTTTTACAAA
- a CDS encoding bifunctional riboflavin kinase/FAD synthetase, whose product MIVVNDILTSNIEFEDTYVAIGNFDGVHYGHKKLINETIKAARENSKKAVVFTFEKHPLEFLFPERKFDYINTNEEKLYLLESLGVDVVIMQKLDKNFLEYTPLEFVRILKNKLKVKEIFVGFNFSFGKGGLGTAEDLEYLAEVHNIKVNELPPVTLDGELVSSSAIRRKIANSDFDGAIKLLDHPMIVIGEVIHGKKIARQLGFPTTNIKMDNRLYPPSGIYGAFLQVSDKNSKVLYGVVNIGCNPTLKQEMSLEVHILDFDREVYGEKLYIQIVKFMREEKKFSSIDELKATIQADVDRWKLFKREMKYGRTSSKS is encoded by the coding sequence ATGATAGTAGTAAATGATATACTGACATCAAATATAGAATTTGAAGATACTTATGTTGCCATAGGAAATTTTGATGGAGTACATTATGGACATAAAAAGCTTATAAATGAAACTATAAAAGCAGCTAGAGAAAATTCTAAGAAGGCTGTCGTTTTTACCTTTGAAAAACATCCTTTGGAGTTTTTATTTCCTGAAAGAAAGTTTGATTATATAAATACAAATGAAGAAAAACTTTATCTACTTGAATCTTTAGGAGTAGATGTTGTTATAATGCAAAAATTAGACAAAAATTTCTTAGAATACACTCCCTTAGAATTTGTTAGAATTTTAAAAAATAAATTAAAAGTCAAAGAAATATTTGTTGGCTTCAATTTTTCTTTTGGTAAGGGTGGACTTGGAACAGCGGAAGACTTAGAGTATCTAGCTGAAGTTCATAATATAAAAGTTAATGAGCTACCACCTGTAACTTTAGATGGAGAACTTGTAAGTTCTTCAGCTATAAGAAGAAAAATTGCTAATTCTGACTTTGATGGAGCTATTAAACTTTTAGATCATCCTATGATAGTTATAGGAGAAGTTATTCATGGTAAGAAAATTGCTAGACAATTAGGTTTTCCCACTACAAATATAAAAATGGATAACAGATTATACCCTCCTTCTGGTATATATGGAGCTTTTTTACAAGTTTCAGATAAGAATTCAAAAGTTCTATATGGAGTGGTAAATATCGGATGTAATCCAACATTAAAACAAGAAATGAGTCTGGAAGTACATATACTAGATTTTGATAGAGAAGTCTATGGAGAAAAATTGTATATACAAATTGTTAAATTCATGAGAGAAGAAAAGAAATTTTCTTCAATAGATGAATTAAAAGCTACTATTCAAGCTGATGTAGATAGATGGAAATTATTTAAAAGAGAGATGAAATATGGAAGAACTAGTAGTAAAAGTTAA
- the whiA gene encoding DNA-binding protein WhiA, with the protein MSYSSNVKQEITQKIPVTNLECLAEISAIFENKANLVKEGIEIKMENSILAKRLYSLIKATSSLQFGIKYSITKKFTEHRIYVITLYKQKGLKEFLESFKFSFLDIIQNDEIFRGYLRGFFLSCGYIKDPKKEYSLDFFVDNKELADKIYNILLSKKKKIFKTIKKNKILVYLRNSEDIMDILVSMNALKYFFEYEEITIIKNLKNKTIREMNWEVANETKTLNTGNYQIKMIKYIDEKLGLNTLTDVLKEAAMLRLNNPEDSLQSLADMINISKSGIRNRFRRIEEIYNNLLEEENS; encoded by the coding sequence GTGTCTTATAGTTCTAATGTTAAACAAGAAATTACACAAAAAATTCCTGTTACTAATTTAGAATGTTTAGCAGAAATATCAGCTATTTTTGAAAATAAGGCAAATTTAGTGAAAGAAGGAATAGAAATAAAAATGGAGAATTCCATTTTAGCTAAAAGACTTTATTCTTTAATTAAGGCTACTAGCTCTTTACAATTTGGAATAAAATATTCTATAACAAAAAAATTTACTGAACACAGAATCTATGTTATAACTTTGTATAAACAAAAAGGCTTAAAAGAATTTTTAGAAAGTTTTAAATTTTCTTTTCTTGATATCATTCAAAACGATGAAATATTTAGAGGTTACTTGAGAGGATTCTTCTTAAGCTGTGGATATATCAAAGATCCTAAGAAAGAATATTCTTTAGATTTTTTTGTTGACAATAAAGAATTAGCAGATAAAATTTATAATATATTATTATCAAAAAAGAAAAAAATATTTAAGACTATTAAAAAGAATAAAATTTTAGTATACTTAAGAAACTCAGAAGACATTATGGATATACTTGTTTCAATGAATGCTCTAAAATATTTTTTTGAATATGAAGAAATTACCATTATAAAAAATTTAAAAAATAAGACAATTAGAGAGATGAATTGGGAAGTTGCCAATGAAACCAAAACTTTAAATACTGGAAATTATCAAATAAAAATGATAAAGTATATAGATGAAAAACTTGGTCTTAATACTCTGACAGACGTTCTAAAAGAAGCAGCTATGTTAAGACTAAATAATCCAGAAGATTCTTTACAAAGTTTAGCAGATATGATAAATATATCTAAGTCTGGTATAAGAAATCGTTTTAGAAGAATAGAGGAGATTTATAATAATCTTTTAGAAGAAGAAAATAGTTAG
- a CDS encoding segregation and condensation protein A, with amino-acid sequence MEELVVKVNNFEGPFDLLLNLIEKKKMMISDINISQLIDEYLEVLKLSERENIEIKSDFIIIASELIEIKTLNLLNLDSDKEKETNLKRRLEEHKLFKELTPKVANLEKEFNISYSRGESKRTIKKIAKDYDLTSLTTDDIFDVYKKYFDSVDMSEFMELNLIKQYDIKEIMDNILIKTYFKNWLIDDLFLEAENKLHLIYIFLAILELYKDAKINIDDGEIRKC; translated from the coding sequence ATGGAAGAACTAGTAGTAAAAGTTAATAATTTTGAAGGACCTTTTGACTTACTTCTAAATTTAATTGAAAAAAAGAAAATGATGATTTCTGATATAAATATTTCTCAGCTTATAGATGAATATTTAGAAGTTCTAAAACTTTCGGAAAGAGAAAATATTGAGATAAAATCAGACTTTATAATAATTGCTTCAGAATTAATTGAGATTAAAACTTTAAACCTACTTAATTTAGATAGTGATAAAGAAAAAGAAACAAATCTTAAGAGAAGATTGGAAGAACATAAATTATTCAAAGAATTGACGCCTAAAGTTGCTAATCTAGAAAAAGAATTTAACATTTCTTATTCAAGAGGAGAAAGTAAAAGAACTATTAAAAAAATTGCAAAAGATTATGACTTAACTTCACTTACAACTGATGATATTTTTGATGTCTATAAGAAATATTTTGATTCAGTTGATATGTCTGAATTTATGGAATTAAACTTAATAAAACAATATGATATCAAAGAAATTATGGATAACATATTGATAAAAACATATTTTAAAAATTGGCTTATTGATGATTTATTTTTAGAGGCTGAAAATAAACTACATTTAATCTACATTTTTTTAGCTATTTTAGAATTGTATAAAGATGCTAAGATAAACATTGATGATGGAGAGATAAGAAAATGTTAA